The window TGTTTTAGTTTGTTCAAAAAAGAAAACAAATCTGTGTATTATAATTTCCGTAATATTTTTATGCTTTTGTTTACCATTTTAGTTAAAGAAACTGGGATTTCATTAGACATTTTGTTAAAAACTATTGGTTATGCATTTCTTGTTGTAAAAAGGTTTTTATTCTACCCGAAATAGCTACAAATGAACACATTTGGAGGGATGTACAATGTTGTGGGAGTCCCAGATCCCCATAAATCAGGTGTTCGAACTTCGCTGCAGATCCATGACATACTTCGGTGTTGGAGCCATTAACAAGTTCTACGACATAGCCAAGGATCTTAAGGAAAACCGCGGCATAACCAAGGTCATTCTCGTCACTGGAAAGAGTTCATACAAGAAGTGTGGCGCCTGGGACGTTGTCAAGCCCGCCCTTGAGGAGTACGGTATTGAGTACGTCCACTACGATAAGGTCGGCCCAAACCCAACCGTTGATATGATCGATGAGGCCACCCAGCTCGGTAAAGAGTTTGGAGCCCAGGCTGTTATTGGCATTGGTGGTGGAAGTCCAATTGACAGCGCCAAGAGCGTTGCGATTCTGCTGGAGTACACCGACAAGACTGCCAGGGACCTTTACGAGCTTAAGTTCACCCCAACGAAGGCCAAGCCCATCATAGCCGTGAACACGACTCACGGAACTGGAACTGAAGTCGACAGGTTCGCAGTGGCTTCGATTCCGGAGAAGGAGTACAAGCCGGCCATAGCCTACGACTGTATCTACCCACTCTACTCCATCGACGACCCGGCGCTTATGACAAAGCTTCCGGCCGACCAGACTCGCTACGTAACCATTGATGCCCTTAACCACATCACAGAGGCCGCCACCACCAAGTTTGCTAGCCCTTACTCAATACTTCTCGCCCAGGAGACCGCCAGGCTGATATTCGACTACCTCCCAGAGGCCCTGGCTCACCCGGACAACCTGCAGGCCAGGTACTACCTGCTCTACGCCTCCGCGATAGCGGGTATATCCTTCGACAACGGCCTGCTCCACTTCACCCACGCTCTTGAGCACCCGCTCAGCGCCGTAAAGCCAGACCTTCCACACGGACTTGGCCTCGCCATGCTCCTGCCGGCAGTTATCAAGCACATCTACCCGGCCACCGCCAGGATACTCGCCGAGGTCTACAGGCCACTCGTTCCAGAAGCTAAGGGAGTCCCGGGAGAGGCTGAACTCGTCGCAAAGAAGGTTGAGGAGTGGCTCTTCAACATCGGAATCACTCAGAAGCTGATTGACGTTGGCTTCACTGAGGAGGACGTTGATAAGCTCGCCGAACTCGCCATGACCACCCCAAGCCTCGACCTGTTGCTTTCACTTGCCCCGATTGAGGCTACCAAGGAGACCGTCGCGGCCATCTACCGCGACTCACTCTACCCGCTTAACAAGTGAGGTATCTGCTTCACCTCTATTTTTCAATTTTGAGTTCCCTTGTCACTGTGGTCTTTCGTGTTCCCACAAACAATGATGCCGTTTTAGTTATTGACAAAGGTTTCTAATCCTGAACTGCCCATGAAATCACAAGCACGAGCAAGAACGGGGTCCTTCTTGGAATTACTAGGCTTGACGTCCCCTCTGGGGCAAAATACTGTATTGTTATGTTCTCTCCTAGTTTTAAGGTTTGGGGATTAATAGGACCTCTCAACGCGCTTAGATCGTCAAGTGAAGGGCATCTCACTCTCCCCTCGCCTTTGCATCAAGGCGGAGGTAGATAAACAACATAAGCATAAATAGGGTTATGTAGTAGCTCGCCTCGAAGGGAACCACTCCCATAAGTCCCAATGTGTATATGAGCGTAAGGATAAGAACGACGACGAGCAGAAGCCTGTAGAACGTTTTCCTCTCCATGTTCCCACCCGGGGGGAATGGGTGGGTGGACTTTTAACCTTTACTAGAATAAATAAAAAGGAGATCAACCGGAGGCTGAAGAGGCTGCATTGCAAACGAGTGGCTGTGGCTGATAGTTGAAGAGCTCCGGGTGCAGGAACTCGGCTATCTCCTCGAGGCCGTAGACTATTCTTGGACCAGGTCTTGAGACGAGATTGTCGTCGCTGATTGTGTAGACCCTACCGTTCTTCACTGCGTCAGTGTTGGCAAGCTCGGTGTTGCACAGATCCTCGGCAGTTATACCTGCATGGGCTGAAAGAATTATTATCTCCGGGTTTCTCTCGAGCACCTGCTCAAGGCTGACCTGGGCCCAACCGCTCATGTCAGAGAAGATGTTCTCTCCACCGGCGAGTTTTATGAGGTCGTCCTGGAAGGTGCCACTGCCCGGAACATAGAGCGGGTTCCACCAGGTTATGAAGAGCACCTTAGGTTTCTCCTGCCCGTTGACCATTGAGGTGATATAGCTCACCTTCGCCTTCATGTCGGCAACTACCGCCCTCGCCCCTTCCTCACGGTTGGTTATCTCTCCAAGCATCTCTATCTCTATGTAGATGTCGCTGATGTTCTTTGGATCCACTATGACGACGGGGGCTATCTTTTCGAGGTCGCTCAGGATTGGCATCGAGAAGCTGTCTACGAGGATGAGGTCTGGGTTGAGGGATGCTATAATCTCAAGGTTTGCGTACTGGCCATAGCCACCTACACTTGTGATGTTCCTGACGACTGGTGGGAAATCATCGTAGTCTGTAACTCCAACCACCTTATCACCTGCTCCGATGTAGAATAGGCTTTCTGTAATGCTCGGTGCAAGGGAGACTATTCTCATCGGCTCGCTCTCGATAGTAACCTGCCTGCCGGCAAAGTCCGTAACTGTAAGTGGGTATGCCGTCTCGAATGCTTTCGGGTGAAGGAGCTTAGCGAGGGTTTCCAGGCCCCTAACAACCCTTGGGCTCGGGTGAATAAGGTCGTTCTCGTTCTCGATCACGAAGACCTTTCCTTCCTTGGCTGCCTTCGTGTTGGCAAGCTCGCCCTTGTAGACATCCTGGACAGTCATGCCGCAGTGGGGGGTAAGTATTATCACGTCAGGGTCCCTCTCGATGACCTGCTCGATGCTGACGGTCGGCCAGCCTTCAGCGTCTGCGAAGATATTTTCTCCCCCTGCAAGGTTCATGATGTCGCTGATGAAAGTGCCGCCGCCGGCAGTCATAAGCGGGTTGTTCCAAACAACGTAGAAGATCTTAAGCTTGGGTTCATCCTTAACCGCCGAGCTGATGGCGTCTATCCCTGCCTGGAATTCTGCCATTGCGGAAGCGGCGACATCTTCTTTATTAAATACCTTCCCAAGGAGTTCAAGAGCCTTCGGTATGTCATCCAGACTGTGGGGATCAACGACAACAACTGGGGCTATCTTTTCGAGGTCGCTCAGGATTGGCATCGAGAAGCTGTCTACGAGGATGAGATCCGGCTTGAGTGAAGCTATGATTTCGAGGTTCGCGTACTGACCGTAGCCGCCGATCCTGGTTACGTTCGCAACCTCCGGCGGGAAGTCATCGTAGTCTGTAACGCCGACTACCCTGTCGAAGAGACCGAGATAGTAGAGGTCTTCTGTTATGCTGGGCGCGAGGGTAACGACTTTCATTGGCTCCTTCTCGATTGTTACTTCTCTGTCTGCAAAGTCAGTTATAGTAATTGGATAGTAGGGCTTCTCTGTTGCAGTCGTGGTCGTTTCACTCGGGCTCGAGCCCGAAGTGGTCGTTGGGCTAGGGCTCGGGCTTGACGTTTCGCTTGAGGTGGTACTCGGCACGGTCGGAGTGGTGGTTGACCCGTTTGAGCTTATACAGCCGGCCGCTATGACTGCCCCGAGCATTAGGAACATGAGCAAGACGGCAGTCTTTTTCATTGCCATCACCTGGATTATTTGTCCATTAGTGGTTGGGCTAGAGGTATATAAGTTTGTTGGATATTTTGGCCATCTGTGAAAGATCTAAAAAGAAAAGGAACCCTCACTGCTTTCTCATCACGAGGAACGTCAGAATAACTGCTCCAAGAAGCAAAATACCCGCGAGTCCAAGGCCCCATAGGGGTATCCCTCTGGAGTCTTCCGTTGTGGTTGTGAGCGGCGTAGCGTTGTGCATCGTCGTCGGGGTGACCTTGGGGGTTGTCGTCTTTGGGCTTTCCGTGATCGTGTCGATAGTAATAGTGGTCGTGGTCGTTGTGGCTGCTGTTGCCTCTTCAGCTGGCGTCAGTTTTGACGCCTGCAGGATCACCCAACGGAGCAGGTTGGTGACGAATTGCTGACCGTCGAAGAGGTAGGAACCATAGCGGTTTATCCATATTGGCACAGGACTTCCGTAGGGGCTCTCGGCACTGACTATGAGCAGGCTTTCAGCGCCGTTAGGAAGCTCCACGAACTCGACCGCAAGGAGTGTGAACAGCCCCTTCTCCCAGGTTCTGTAGGCCATTGGCTCGGGGGCGTAGTTGTCCTCTATCATGCCGTTGCCGCTCGTTGTGATGATTCTGTAAACTCCCTCCGGGATTTCTCCGGCCATAAGGGGGTGCCACTTGCCGTTCTCGTCTGTCCATGCTATGACACCGGGCTCATGGAAGAGAACCTTGCCGACCTCCGACTGATAACCTTGATTGAGTATTGATGCATCAGGTGTTCGAAGGTCAACTCTGACGTAGCCGGCCACATAGACGCTCTTCCCGGCGTTGCTGAACGTGTCGGTAGTGGTTGCATAGTCTATCCTGAGTCTGACGTTCGGGATGGCTGAGAGGAGTTTGTTGACGTTGTCTTGGATGTAGGCCCCATCTTTGATGTCTGAGTCACCGGCCACCCAGAGGACTTTCCCTCCCTCGGAGAACCACTTTACTATTGCGTCTATTTCTTCCGGGGAAAGTTCTTCTCTGAGCTGGCCGATTATCAGTATGTCGACGTCTTTCAGGGCTTCATAGGTTATAGTGTAACCTAACCGTCTAACGTTTGCTTTCTCCAGTCCTGAATCATAGCCAAAGTACGCCCAGTCGTACCATGACAGAGTGGGGATAATTCCCTCTGCAACAACATTACCTGTCATAGGGTCAATTATGGGGGTTACCAGTGCAACAGTTCCCTCATTATGGGATACGTCAACGGCTATCATTGTTGCCCCGGCGTGCTCAGAAAATACCACAATGAGAATCAGAATCATAAATAATAACGCCCTTTTCACGGCCATTCCCCCGTTAAGTAATCGGCAGCTCTCATAGTTAGACACCTAATGATAAAATGTTTTCCCCACCTCTAAAAGAGAATAGTGTGAAACGGACTACTCTCTCCCTTTGCCGATCCGGAAAATGTCCACTCTGGTAATGATTCCTTTTATTCTACCCTCTCTGTCCTGAACAAGGACGGCCGGATGCTCCTCGAGGAGATACTTTACGACCTCCAGATCTTCATCCTCGTTCACTATCGGAAACGGCTCCTCCATGACCTCCATGACCTTTCTGTCGTAAATATCCTCATACTCAAGGCTCTGCCTCACAAGGGTTCGCTCCGTGACAGAGCCAACAATCTTGTTGCCAGCTATGACCGGAATTTGCGAGATGTTGTGATCGTTCATAATTCGGATAACGTTTTCAACGCTCTCGTAAGGCTTGACGGAGATAACTGGGGAAGACATCACGTCTTTGGCCCTTAGCTGGGCCTTTTTACACTCAAGAAGGGCCTGAAGAATTCGATTGAAAGTTGACAGTCTGGGATCGACCTTTCCCGCCTCGAGCTTGGCAATATAGGCCTGAGTCACGCCAGCCTTTTCAGCGAGTTCTTCCTGGGTTATCCCTAGCTCCTTTCGAATTCGCCGTATTTCCTTTGGATCGATGGGACGGGGTATTATCACCACAAATAACCACCAGTTATTAATCCCAGTCTGGGAGGTTATAAGCTTTGTCCAGAAGTGTGTTTGACGGTTCAGAAAGGCGTTGAAATGCTGTGGGCCGGGCACAGAGGCCCGCGTTCATTCCCTCACGCGGGTGGATGCTCCCGGCCCTGTGGGCTCGGCGTGAGCACAACCCCATCACCCAGCCCGATACGTCTGGGGTGCGGGTTCGTCCGAGCCCCACGAGGGTACAATTGTACCCTCGCTGTCGGCGATATTCCCTATGCTTCAGGGCTTAAAACCTTGGCGGTTCAGGCAGTGGATATAAGTATGACTCCAAGCACAGCCAGAATGAGACCCTCCAGTATCTTCTTGTTGGGAGGCTCCTTCAGGAGCAAAATTGCCATAGCAGAGGCTATTATTGGATTTATCGCGGATACCGGTGCCGCTATCTGAGAACCCACGAGGTTGACCGAATAGACGAAGAAGTACTGCCCGAGCATGAGCCCGCTGATGGCGGCGCCTATAAGGACAATGGCCTCTTTCTGGGTTATTTCCCTGAGCTCTTTTCCATATCTCGGCAGGAAGAGGGAAATACCTATTGCCGCGAACACCATCCTTATTCCTGCCAGAGAAAGAACGTCTATACTCTGGGTGAGCCAGTCCATGGTCAGTATCGCGAAACTCCATGAAACGGGTGCGAGAAGGGCGAAGACAAATCCTCTGAGATTTATGTGCTCCTCTTCCTCTGCCTTCCTGACGACGATTATGGCCACAACAACGAGTATGGCGCCGACGATGACCTGTGGGCTTATCTTTCTTCCGAGGAAGAGGGAGGCCCAAAGTATTGTCCAAAGGGGATAGGTTGAGGTTATGGGCACCGTCCTTGAAACACCCATGAGCTTGAGGGCGTTGAAGTAGAAGTAGTCACCTACGACAAAGCCAAACTGTGCCGAGACGAACGCCACCAGAAGGAGCTCTGGCGGAAGCACGGCTATTTGAGAAAAAGTGCCGTTGATGAGAAAGATAACCGCGAACATTATAGAAACGGCATAGAGGCGGAAGATGTTCACCGCCACGGGACTTTTGTTTCTCATACCCACCTTTATTAGCATCGTCGATGCCGCCCATGAGAATGCAGAGGTAATGGCAGCTAGAACTCCAAGGATCAGCGTGTTCATGTGTACATCGAATATATTTCAGCTTAAAAACTTGGCGTTTCGATGGGAGACGAATAATTCATACGAGCATTGCCAGAGCCAAGGTGTAGAACCACTCCCCGTCGACCCATACATCCAGGCTCTTTCCAGGCTTGTAATCTTTCCGAGTGAAATACAAGATGTACCCATAGCCGTTCAGAACAGCAAACACCAGCATGGGCAGGTAGTGCTCAAAGTACCCGAAGGCATGTGCCATGATGAGCCAGGGTATGAAGGTTGAGTTCATCAGAAGTAGGAGCCTTTTGCTCCTCTCCTTTCCGAGCTTTACAGGTACCGTCTGTATCCCACTCATCCTGTCTCCCTCAATGTCCCTGACATCGAAGAGTATCGTGTTTACCATGCTCTTCATGAAGAAAAAGTAGTATATCAAAGCCACTTTTTGAGGATCTGCACTTCCCGCAACTAGATACGGCAGAAAAGTAGTTCCATTTGCCCATGTTATGGCTATTGTCGCGTTCTTAACCCCAGTGATATCTTTAAGCCTTGGATATCCGGGAAGC of the Thermococcus onnurineus NA1 genome contains:
- a CDS encoding iron-containing alcohol dehydrogenase, whose translation is MTYFGVGAINKFYDIAKDLKENRGITKVILVTGKSSYKKCGAWDVVKPALEEYGIEYVHYDKVGPNPTVDMIDEATQLGKEFGAQAVIGIGGGSPIDSAKSVAILLEYTDKTARDLYELKFTPTKAKPIIAVNTTHGTGTEVDRFAVASIPEKEYKPAIAYDCIYPLYSIDDPALMTKLPADQTRYVTIDALNHITEAATTKFASPYSILLAQETARLIFDYLPEALAHPDNLQARYYLLYASAIAGISFDNGLLHFTHALEHPLSAVKPDLPHGLGLAMLLPAVIKHIYPATARILAEVYRPLVPEAKGVPGEAELVAKKVEEWLFNIGITQKLIDVGFTEEDVDKLAELAMTTPSLDLLLSLAPIEATKETVAAIYRDSLYPLNK
- a CDS encoding ABC transporter substrate-binding protein, whose translation is MAMKKTAVLLMFLMLGAVIAAGCISSNGSTTTPTVPSTTSSETSSPSPSPTTTSGSSPSETTTTATEKPYYPITITDFADREVTIEKEPMKVVTLAPSITEDLYYLGLFDRVVGVTDYDDFPPEVANVTRIGGYGQYANLEIIASLKPDLILVDSFSMPILSDLEKIAPVVVVDPHSLDDIPKALELLGKVFNKEDVAASAMAEFQAGIDAISSAVKDEPKLKIFYVVWNNPLMTAGGGTFISDIMNLAGGENIFADAEGWPTVSIEQVIERDPDVIILTPHCGMTVQDVYKGELANTKAAKEGKVFVIENENDLIHPSPRVVRGLETLAKLLHPKAFETAYPLTVTDFAGRQVTIESEPMRIVSLAPSITESLFYIGAGDKVVGVTDYDDFPPVVRNITSVGGYGQYANLEIIASLNPDLILVDSFSMPILSDLEKIAPVVIVDPKNISDIYIEIEMLGEITNREEGARAVVADMKAKVSYITSMVNGQEKPKVLFITWWNPLYVPGSGTFQDDLIKLAGGENIFSDMSGWAQVSLEQVLERNPEIIILSAHAGITAEDLCNTELANTDAVKNGRVYTISDDNLVSRPGPRIVYGLEEIAEFLHPELFNYQPQPLVCNAASSASG
- a CDS encoding CBS domain-containing protein, yielding MVIIPRPIDPKEIRRIRKELGITQEELAEKAGVTQAYIAKLEAGKVDPRLSTFNRILQALLECKKAQLRAKDVMSSPVISVKPYESVENVIRIMNDHNISQIPVIAGNKIVGSVTERTLVRQSLEYEDIYDRKVMEVMEEPFPIVNEDEDLEVVKYLLEEHPAVLVQDREGRIKGIITRVDIFRIGKGRE
- a CDS encoding DMT family transporter, which codes for MNTLILGVLAAITSAFSWAASTMLIKVGMRNKSPVAVNIFRLYAVSIMFAVIFLINGTFSQIAVLPPELLLVAFVSAQFGFVVGDYFYFNALKLMGVSRTVPITSTYPLWTILWASLFLGRKISPQVIVGAILVVVAIIVVRKAEEEEHINLRGFVFALLAPVSWSFAILTMDWLTQSIDVLSLAGIRMVFAAIGISLFLPRYGKELREITQKEAIVLIGAAISGLMLGQYFFVYSVNLVGSQIAAPVSAINPIIASAMAILLLKEPPNKKILEGLILAVLGVILISTA
- a CDS encoding UbiA family prenyltransferase translates to MKSMRLSSGYSKYSKQNGIVGALSPGLGLAGRVLTFLISTSIFLAASGVFKLYFSFLLYGIAPRWNLLAATFLLVFSVYGINKLTDIKEDEINNPERVEYVKKVAKLIKYAVLLSLVLAVILSALTSPWAILVVLFPIIAGALYSIRLLPGYPRLKDITGVKNATIAITWANGTTFLPYLVAGSADPQKVALIYYFFFMKSMVNTILFDVRDIEGDRMSGIQTVPVKLGKERSKRLLLLMNSTFIPWLIMAHAFGYFEHYLPMLVFAVLNGYGYILYFTRKDYKPGKSLDVWVDGEWFYTLALAMLV